The following are encoded together in the Cystobacter fuscus DSM 2262 genome:
- a CDS encoding lipase/acyltransferase domain-containing protein gives MTRFLLRLSWLVLGLSLAGCAATQVTVPPPTGDTVTILVPGYRGSFLDTDAPEPERAWITAGQALSRGERSLALPFPGQRPVPSYGPLRPAGPVTRIAVPFYSVDAYGSFLEYGREHFPGLVAFSYDWRQDVRRSADELCARIEQLVAQGKREVNIVAHSMGGLVTMRCLLHGGAAGSGRPWAGAAAVKRVVFIGTPFQGGPGLFDDLLLGTETVRNRALLPPEALFSFASVFQLLTPSGDVFVDASGRPVAWNLLEPESWWTRGWGPFADPALRENEAYRAQLVRMLQANRELHESLAPREAPPPPPFETLVVVGTGNPSTSGVRVVEGRLDLKNEPSADGDGAVLSSSALPVLSIPYQRLDSAAEHVALMSDRDVLRALERFFQGERVGRP, from the coding sequence ATGACCCGTTTTCTTCTCCGTCTTTCGTGGCTGGTGCTGGGCCTGTCGCTCGCGGGCTGTGCGGCCACCCAGGTCACCGTTCCTCCTCCGACGGGAGACACCGTCACGATTCTCGTTCCCGGCTACCGGGGCAGTTTCCTCGACACCGACGCGCCCGAGCCCGAGCGGGCCTGGATTACCGCGGGCCAGGCCCTCTCCCGGGGAGAGCGCTCGCTCGCCCTGCCATTTCCAGGACAGCGGCCGGTGCCATCCTACGGCCCCCTGCGGCCAGCGGGCCCCGTCACCCGCATCGCCGTGCCCTTCTACTCGGTGGACGCGTATGGCTCGTTCCTCGAGTACGGCCGCGAGCACTTCCCGGGCCTCGTTGCCTTCTCCTACGACTGGCGCCAGGACGTGCGGCGGAGCGCGGACGAGCTGTGCGCGCGCATCGAGCAGCTCGTGGCGCAGGGCAAGCGCGAGGTGAACATCGTCGCCCACAGCATGGGCGGACTGGTGACGATGCGGTGTCTGCTGCACGGGGGCGCGGCGGGCAGCGGGCGTCCCTGGGCGGGAGCGGCGGCGGTCAAGCGCGTGGTCTTCATCGGCACGCCCTTCCAGGGGGGCCCGGGCCTCTTCGATGACCTGCTGCTGGGGACGGAGACGGTGCGCAACCGGGCCCTGCTGCCACCCGAGGCCCTCTTCTCCTTCGCCTCCGTGTTCCAGCTGCTGACGCCGAGCGGTGACGTCTTCGTGGACGCGAGCGGCCGGCCCGTGGCGTGGAATCTCCTCGAGCCCGAGAGCTGGTGGACGCGCGGGTGGGGCCCGTTCGCGGACCCCGCGCTGCGCGAGAACGAGGCCTACCGCGCGCAGCTCGTGCGCATGCTCCAGGCGAACCGGGAGCTGCACGAGTCGCTCGCGCCCCGCGAGGCGCCGCCCCCGCCTCCCTTCGAGACGCTCGTGGTGGTGGGCACGGGGAATCCCTCGACGAGCGGGGTGCGGGTGGTGGAGGGACGGCTCGACTTGAAGAACGAGCCGAGCGCGGATGGGGACGGCGCCGTGCTGAGCTCGAGCGCGCTGCCGGTGCTGTCCATCCCCTATCAGCGCCTGGACAGCGCCGCCGAGCACGTGGCGCTCATGTCCGACCGGGACGTGCTGCGCGCGCTGGAGCGCTTCTTCCAGGGGGAGCGAGTCGGGCGGCCTTGA